One Nicotiana sylvestris chromosome 12, ASM39365v2, whole genome shotgun sequence genomic window carries:
- the LOC104210181 gene encoding protein trichome birefringence, which produces MDTAKYTPINGGKTLFTDLKAHFSFLKTKRTVTCAYGFMFVFVAVTFFLAFSPSPNSSSPWFTNIFSLSGSTSTSGTISTTSAPISSDQSYGSHFSSVYSYFFPNSSQQVQNFTTPRSQNSTFEPPNLQKELGIGKNVTSNNDSHDKVEVLKNPLKPSVNVTAQKSSSGSNQESSSVKNQSQSKDFDDKVGVLKANPSSNSAPKSSSGTNKESSSPKKQTQSKDFDDKVGVLKANQSSNSAPKSSSGTNKESSSAKNQPQSKDFDDKVGVLKANQTTNSAPKSANGSKEKEIEGVKSNFTSSFVKKQSNGTNLDVSAKKKDEDVVKSLLDCDFFDGNWVKDESYPLYKPGSCSLIDEQFNCFLNGRPDSNYIKMKWKPNACTLPRLNGTHMLELLRGKRLVFVGDSLNRNMWESLVCILRNSVKDQKKVYEEFGRHHFRTEASYSFLFEEYNCRVEFFVSPFLVQEWEFADKKGVKKETLRLDLIGQSADKYKNADILIFNTGHWWTHEKTSLGKDYYQEGSHVYSELDVLEAFRKALTTWGRWIDSHVNPHKTFVLFRGYSASHFSGGQWNSGGACDHETEPIKNNTYLTPYPSKMNVLERVLRGMKTQVSYLNVTRMTDYRKDGHPSIYRKQKLTNEEKKSELLFQDCSHWCLPGVPDAWNELLYAKLLVNQHMKKQDDKKT; this is translated from the exons ATGGATACAGCAAAATATACACCCATTAATGgtggaaaaactctctttacaGACCTGAAAGCTCACTTCTCTTTTCTGAAAACCAAAAGAACTGTTACTTGTGCATATGGGTTCATGTTTGTATTCGTTGCTGTTACATTTTTCTTGGCTTTTAGTCCTTCCCCTAACTCTTCTTCTCCTTGGTTCACAAACATTTTCTCTTTAAGCGGTAGCACTAGTACTAGTGGAACTATTTCTACAACATCAGCTCCAATTTCCTCTGATCAATCTTATGGATCTCACTTTTCTTCAGTTTACTCTTACTTTTTTCCCAACTCTTCACAGCAAGTTCAAAACTTTACTACTCCCAGATCCCAAAACTCAACATTTGAGCCTCCCAATTTGCAAAAAGAATTGGGTATTGGGAAAAATGTGACTTCAAATAATGACTCACATGATAAAGTTGAAGTTTTGAAAAACCCCTTGAAGCCTTCTGTGAATGTGACAGCTCAAAAATCTTCTTCTGGGTCGAATCAAGAATCATCAAGTGTAAAGAATCAGTCCCAAAGTAAAGATTTTGATGATAAAGTTGGAGTATTGAAGGCAAATCCGAGCTCAAATTCAGCACCGAAATCTTCTTCTGGAACTAATAAAGAATCATCAAGCCCAAAGAAGCAGACCCAAAGTAAAGATTTTGATGATAAAGTTGGAGTCTTGAAGGCAAATCAGAGCTCAAATTCAGCACCAAAATCTTCTTCTGGAACTAATAAAGAATCATCAAGCGCAAAGAATCAGCCCCAAAGTAAAGATTTTGATGATAAAGTTGGAGTCTTGAAGGCAAATCAGACAACAAATTCAGCACCAAAATCTGCTAATGGGAGTAAAGAGAAAGAAATTGAGGGAGTGAAGAGTAATTTCACATCCTCGTTTGTGAAAAAACAGAGTAATGGGACTAACTTAGATGTGTCGGCGAAGAAGAAGGATGAAGATGTGGTTAAGTCTTTGTTGGATTGTGATTTCTTTGATGGGAATTGGGTGAAAGATGAGTCTTACCCTTTGTATAAACCTGGTTCTTGTTCTCTTATTGATGAGCAATTCAACTGTTTTCTCAATGGTAGACCTGATAGTAATTACATTAAAATGAAATGGAAGCCCAATGCCTGTACTCTTCCAAG ATTGAATGGCACTCATATGCTGGAATTATTGAGAGGAAAAAGATTAGTATTTGTTGGTGATTCACTCAATAGGAACATGTGGGAATCACTTGTTTGCATACTTAGAAACTCTGTAAAAGATCAGAAGAAGGTTTATGAAGAATTTGGGAGACACCATTTTAGGACAGAAGCTTCCTATTCATTTCTATTCGAA GAGTACAATTGCAGAGTGGAGTTCTTTGTATCTCCTTTCTTGGTTCAAGAATGGGAATTTGCAGATAAAAAAGGAGTGAAGAAGGAAACTCTTAGACTTGATTTAATTGGACAGTCTGCTGATAAATATAAAAATGCAGATATATTAATCTTCAACACCGGCCACTGGTGGACTCACGAGAAGACTTCCTTGGG GAAGGACTATTATCAAGAAGGAAGTCACGTGTACAGCGAATTAGATGTCCTTGAGGCATTTCGAAAAGCTTTAACAACATGGGGAAGATGGATTGATTCCCATGTAAATCCCCACAAGACATTTGTTCTCTTTAGAGGTTATTCTGCATCTCATTTTAG TGGTGGACAGTGGAATTCTGGTGGAGCTTGTGACCATGAAACAGAACCAATCAAGAACAACACATATCTTACTCCTTATCCATCTAAGATGAATGTATTGGAGAGAGTCTTGAGAGGAATGAAAACTCAAGTCTCCTATCTGAATGTCACAAGAATGACAGATTATAGAAAAGATGGTCACCCATCAATATATAGGAAACAAAAATTGACCAATGAGGAGAAAAAATCTGAATTGTTGTTCCAAGATTGCAGCCATTGGTGTCTCCCTGGTGTACCTGATGCTTGGAATGAGCTTCTATATGCCAAACTTTTAGTAAATCAACACATGAAAAAACAAGATGACAAAAAGACATAG